The Canis lupus baileyi chromosome 29, mCanLup2.hap1, whole genome shotgun sequence genome includes a region encoding these proteins:
- the ZNF511 gene encoding zinc finger protein 511 codes for MQLPPGLHARLRGPPGAAEPLPVERDPAAGASPFHFAARRVRFPREHEFFEDGDVQRHLYLQDVLTQVAEEPERPRVPEFTCQVAGCCQVFDSLEDYEHHYHTLHRNVCSFCRRSFPSLHLLDVHILEWHDSLFQILSERQDMYQCLVEGCAEKFKTSKDRKDHLVRRHLYPADFRFDKPKKSKGPATPRATVQGSAEALGDDGEQSGGDAMEVSSEHAAPLPEPVAERRTYSHRIPSTICFGQGASRGFKSSKKKKNQQ; via the exons ATGCAGCTGCCGCCCGGGCTCCACGCCCGCCTACGGGGCCCGCCCGGGGCGGCCGAGCCGCTGCCTGTGGAGCGGGACCCCGCGGCCGGGGCCTCGCCCTTCCACTTCGCGGCGCGCCGGGTGCGCTTCCCGCGGGAGCACGAGTTCTTCGAG GACGGGGACGTGCAGCGACACCTCTACCTGCAGGACGTGCTCACGCAGGTGGCAGAGGAGCCCGAGAGGCCCAG GGTGCCCGAGTTCACCTGCCAGGTGGCGGGGTGCTGCCAAGTGTTCGACAGCCTGGAGGACTATGAGCACCACTACCACACTCTGCACAGGAACGTCTGCTCCTTCTGCAGACGATCCTTCCCCTCGCTCCACCTGCTGGACGTCCACATCCTGGAGTGGCATGACTCCTTGTTCCAGATCCTGTCCGAAAGGCAGGACATG TATCAGTGCCTGGTGGAAGGCTGTGCAGAGAAGTTCAAGACCAGCAAAGACAGGAAGGATCACCTGGTGCGGCGTCACCTCTACCCTGCCGACTTCCGATTCGATAaaccaaagaaaagcaaagg CCCAGCCACGCCCAGGGCCACCGTACAGGGGTCAGCAGAAGCTCTGGGGGATGACGGGGAGCAGTCGGGAGGGGACGCCATGGAAGTCAGCTCTGAACACGCGGCCCCCCTCCCAGAGCCCGTGGCCGAACGGCGGACCTACAGCCACAG AATACCTTCTACCATCTGCTTCGGTCAAGGGGCGTCGCGAggatttaaaagcagcaagaaaaaaaagaatcagcagtGA